atcgtgatatcgtgagataatcgttatcgtgagcattgtatcgcaaatcgtatcgtatcgtgtgaTGCCCtggggttcccactcctaatatagATCCAGACAATAATTACTTATTTAATACCAAAATCAACTGCTGCTATTACACGGAGGAACAGTACAACTCTAccattaaaatgaacaataaattatCAGTAATACAGCAGAAGTATGTATGCTAACTTTAGTAATATGAGAGAATATCTGAATCAATTTATAAgaccattcaaaataattgccaTATCCGAAACATGGCACAAAGCAGATAAAGGAATGCATTTTGAACTGGATGGTTATGAATTTAACTGAACCAAAGGTTTAATGTCATAATCCGCTGTATATATAAAGCACCAGGCTCTAGCATTGAAGCATTCAGGGACTGGAAAGGAGAGATGTTTTCAAAAGCCATTCAAAAGGTTGTGTTCATTTTTGTGGATTTCAATATTGATTTGCTCAATCCAAACAAGCACCAATCGGTTGATGAATTTATCAATACCATGTACAGTATGAGTTTGTATCCAAAAATCACCAGACCGAGTTGAATCACAACTTACAGTGCTACTATAATCGATAATATATTCACCAAGGACATCGAAATACAGTAAGCGAGCTGTTAATTAACCAGATGATTGATCACCTACCAGTTTTTACAGTTTATAACGGCACCCAGCTAAGAAATTTGCCAGAGCAGAATGTCAAGTACAGGCGACTGAGGAACTCATTTAAAAGGATTTATTGGCACAAAATTAGGAAAATGTACCTTATGGAATTGACATTGACTGTGTatatgaaacattttaaaaatatatatatattcacatCATTATATGATAATAACTGTCCAATACAACGGTACAGCAGAAAACAAAAGTATGTTGGACCAAAtctggcaacaacaacaaaaaaagtttatcTGAGGAGTGGAATAGAAACCTCATTGAAAGGAATCCCAGCTCAATGGCCTAACTTACAGCAGTGGTGGAAGAATAATTGATACTGTAAATACATGTAAATGCAAAACATCcactgattgaaattttttttaatagacatGGTcacattgtgttgaagaaacgtatgcggcgatccgttgccgaccattacggtacgtgacgtcaccattttgtttcggtagtacttcactctaatcggccgaatgatttcgtcagtgttaaaattctaatttttttccaatcttcataaagcacagaatttcttgaactcatttgagtcaacgtttattacaGCTCCgcgactcggaccataacaaacgtaagcacacagacttcctgtgtccgtcaactatatctgtccctcgggaaactcaaacccaaataacaatagctcctattgttactgtcgtgtcgacagcgatgagctctcacggtttCCGActgacgttctcactttcattttaccatatcaatccatggaagaaacatttattcatcatgatgaaacaagcagGTTAGacggcagcctttaaaagaaaagtcatatctgttttgttttctcctagattctgataagttgaagaagttgtcaaatcatattattaccgtaaatattgtcagtttatggtagtgttttgaactaccaatgtgctatgcttgtgctgtgttactgactggtgaaagtcagtaaaatgacatttctgtatcgttacacgagctgttttcttgtattcttctatttattggtgctaaaattagggtgcgcattataaacgggtacaataatttcccctggattttgcaagtaaatttggggtgcgcattatacacgggtgcgccttatatttgggaaattacggtacttaaatCTTAAGAAAACATTTGACACTATTGATCATGACATTTTAAACAATAAACTTGTAAAGTACGGGATCGAGGGGGGGGTGCGACTAGACTGGGTGAAGAGGGTGACTATTCATCAGcatgcttggacattgcttgTGGCATCCCCCAGGATTCAGTGTAAGGTCCAAAACTGTTTATTCTTGATATAAATGATATACGCAAAGTTTCAAGAATActaaaattagttttatttgcagtTGACGCAAGTATCTTTTGCTCTGGGGGGATGTGCATGAGCTCCTGGGGTGGGTTTCTGGTGAAATTTGTAAACTAAAGACATGGTTTGACACAAACAAATTATCATTAATTTTAAGTAAAACCAAATTCATGTTATTTAGCAGATACAATAAATATAGTCAAGTGCAAATACAGATAGATGGGGTGAATATTGAAATGGTCTATGTAAACAGGTTTCTTGGGGTAATTGATGACAAGGTTAACTGGAAAGCTCATATAAAACATATGTAAAGTATCAAGAAGCATATCAGTCCTGAATAAAGCTACACAGTCTTGAGAATAAATCACTCCACATTCTTTAATCCTGCCATATTTACACTACTGTGGCAGAGGTCTGGGGCTAACACTTATACATGTACAATAAAAtcactatttattttacaaaaatgaGCCATTGTTTCATTTTCAAACAGTTCAGCTCATGTACAAGGCTATACACAGGTGACTTCCTGCCAATATACAGAAATTGTTTTATTAAACAGATAAGGTCAATACAGTTTGAGGGGGGAGCTTCACTGACAGCATCAGAGGGTACAGACtacattaaaatgtttttgtgtttctGTTTGTTGAGTGACGCTGTGAAATAAACTAGATGAGGGGCTCAAGCAATGTCCAAGCGTCACTCAGTTTAGGAAGTGGTACAAACACATGGTTTTCACAGGGTATAGAGAAGAAGAGGGGTTCAAAGACAGGTGGTGTTCAAATATCTGTTATTGGCTTTGTCCTATTTATTGTTGTTCATCTTGCATCTTATGTATATGGTTATTAACTTTATTTCTTTGTTGATATGAGGACTCGTCAAATAGGGCGAactgatatactgtaattaaaGAATAGAAAAGGGGGTGTTGGTGttaataagcaaatgcttcatcctcctcctttttggacacaatgaataaattctgATGTTATTAATATTGTCTTAAATGTTGTTGCTGTTATCTCAAGTATTATCATTGGTTtagtcagtaaaaaaaaaaaaatctcatgtcGTAagtaaagcattcattcattcaaaacaaatgtgttcgttggctgtcaccgagtagcatATGTGATTGCTACacgaaagtaacaaaataaatcatCCCGgacaacggtcagagacgtaagacaaccagaggatataacatttcagaaagacagggcatatggtggtaaaggatagattgttgaaacaggagaatgtcattgtcagtggcgtaaggctacctctggatcaggtctgcTCTTTTGTCCTGACTTTTTTGGCCCTCGACATTCACGCCatatctttaactgaacatttgtatgttcttccacatctttaccagtgaatttggcaccaggggcatcatttttggacagaattggtaggtttagctcagtaaacatctctttCGTACATTATTTACATGAATGTACCATGAGGGACAAATGCATATTTGATGACCCCCAGCAACAGtttctaacgtcatgaatattaatgagcaaaggtgacatgttacatgcggtacgctattttaatgaacatccaatattcttaagtagttaaaattgaggttttgcatttaagaaatgtggggggggggattaGGAGATGGAGTTACTGCTCGTTCTGTGAATGAAAATTTGTTTGTGTTATtggaataactgtgccaaaagcagttttatctAAATGTCAGTGTTTTtccgaggtttgaccccccccccccccccaaaaaaaaagacacttctAGCCACTTTTATCCCTGGTACAACTTTGCTGCAGTTTGTGTTGTGATGAGGAACACATTTACTGTGTATGTGTTATGAAATGACAGTGAAATAAGTACTCGTCTTCTACCTGACCTATGTCCTGGAGAGGACTGTGGAGATTCCAGTGTGGTCATAGACCGAAATCACAGAGCCGGCATGGGGCGCCAACTCTGCAGAGAAGCACTGCCTGGATGTGTGAGACAAAATATGTGGGCCTGTGTCTCCAGCCAGAGAGGAACTTCCACTGGCAGTGCACAATCTGATAAAGGCAGCATGGATGACAGGCAAAACAGTCATTGGCCACTGCCTCTCACACCAATACACACGTGACCACAATCTGAGCAGGAAaacggtttttcaccagtgtgggttcttgtgtgtacggtTAAGTGGTGACTTTGagcgaatccttgaccacaaactgagcaggaaaaaggtttttcaccagtgtgggttcttgtgtgtacggtTAAGTGGTGACTTTGagcgaatccttgaccacaaactgagcaggaaaaaggtttttcaccagtgtgggttcttgtgtgtacttttaaggCACTCTGATAACTGAATTCTTGACCACAATCTGAGCAGGAAAACGGTTTTTCACGAGTGTGcgttcttgtgtgtgtgtttaaggcCCTCTTCTCAGTGAATCTTTTTCCACAATCTGagcatgaaaatgttttttcaccagtgtgggttcttgtgtgtacggtTAAGTGGTGACTTCGAGTGAATCCTTgaacacaaactgagcaggaaaaagatttttcaccagtgtgggttcttgtgtggttTTTTAAGGTGTCTAAATGagcgaatccttgaccacaatctgagcaggaaaaaggtttttcaccagtgtgggttcttgtgtggttTTTTAAGGTGTCTAAATGAGCGAATcctttaccacaaactgagcagacaaagggtttttcaccagtgtgagttcttttgtgtgtgtctAAGGTGCTCTTCTCAGTGAATCTTTTTCCACAATCTGAGCAGGAAaacggtttttcaccagtgtgggttcttgtgtgtacggtTAAGTGGTGACTTcgagtgaatccttgaccacaaactgagcaggaaaaaggtttttcaccagtgtgggtactTGTGTGGTTTTTCAAGGCGCCTTTTAAAGAGAATTTTTTACCACAATCTGAGCAGGAAaagggtttttcaccagtgtgggttcttgtgtggttTTTCAAGGCGCCTTTTACAGAGAATTTTTTACCACAATCTGAGCAGGAAAAGGGTTTtttaccagtgtgggttcttgtgtgtacggtTAAGTGGTCACTTcgagtgaatccttgaccacaaactgagcaggaaaaaggtttttcaccagtgtgggttcttgtgtgatttttcaaggTGGCTTTTTCAGAGAATTTTTTACCACAATCTGAgcaagaaaaaggtttttcacaagtgtgggttcttgtgtgtctttgCAATTGTTGTTTATGaacgaatccttgaccacaaactgagcaggaaaaaggtttttcaccagtgtgggttcttgtgtgttttttcaagGTGTCTTTTTCAGAGAATTTTTTACCACAATCTGAGCAGGAAaagggtttttcaccagtgtgggttcttgtgtgttttttcaagGCGCCTTTTACAGAGAAATCTTTACCAcaatctgagcaggaaaaaggtttttcaccagtgtgggttcttgtgtgtacttttaagtTTCTCTTCTGActgaatttttgaccacaaactgagcaagtataaggtttttcaccagtgtgggttcttgtgtgtacttttagGGCGCCTTTTACAGAGAATTTTTTACCAcaatctgagcaggaaaaaggtttttcaccagtgtgggttcttgtgtgtttcttTAAGTCGCTCTTGCTACTGaacccttgaccacaaactgagcagacaaaaggtttttcaccagtatgGGTTCTTGCGTGTTGTTTCAAGGTGCCTTTTTCAGAGAACTTTTTACCACAATCTGAGCAGGAAaagggtttttcaccagtgtgggttcttgtgtgttttttcaagGCGCCTTTTTCAGAGAATTTTTTACCACAATCTGAGCAGGAAaagggtttttcaccagtgtgggttcttgtgtgtacttttaagtttctcttctgagtgaattttttaccacaatctgagcaggaaaagggtttttcaccagtgtggctgCTCATATGCATACGACAAGTATAGTTATtagcaaaggttttcccacaGTGAGATGTCTTCTGACCATCATCTTTGTAAGGTGAGTGTGAAATGGCGCCATTTCTATCTGATGGCGCAATGAAAATGTGTGCTTGCCGTCCTTCCGTTGAGCTGCTGCTTGGAGGCTCCGTCCCTCTGCTGGCCTCACTTGGACCATCCTCGCTAttcaagggctcaccagtcAACATGGTGATATTGTCCTCCTCTTTAATGTATGGCAGCTctacctcctcctttttgattggaagttgtTCTGCTCTCTTTTGCTGTTGAGGGTGCTCTGGCTCTTCCCGTTTCATTTGCAGGTGCTCCAATTCCTCTTTAACGGCAGGAGACTCAGACTCCTGCCACTCAGGACCAAGATATTTGCTGAATcctgcaagacacaagaagACAAAAGATATCATTTGAGAGCATTTGCACAGTTTGTTGTCACGGTGAGATTTCTTATGACCATCATCTTTGAAAGGGGAGTGTGACAAGGCGCCATTTCTATCTGATGGTGCGATGAAAATGTGTGCTTGGGCTCACCACTCGACATGGTGATATTGTCCTCCTCTTTAACGTATGGCAGCTctacctcctcctttttgattggaagttgtACTTCTCTCTTAAGCTGTTGAGCGTCAGGACCAAGATATTTgctgaaacctgcaagacacaagaagACCAATGATATGTTTTATAGACCATCTATGCAGCTGGTAGGACGTGAGGGTAGACTGGCTGAGAGAGCGAGTGTGTATGTACGCGTGCGTACGAGATGCTTTCTGGGCTGTCATTCACAATGCACCGATTGGCTGCTAGTCATCGTGCATTGACACACCCTCATCCTTCAGGCGCAAgcagtggcaattttttttattgattaaaaaaaaaaacacacacacagtcattgacaaagctgaggcttgggtgaggttggaccttccaacaggacaatgatcctgaGCATACCTCAATATTTACCACTTCTTGGTTGCCATTGCAATCACCAtacttaaatcccattgaaaatctctggTGGTTCTTGAAGAAGGCAggtgcagcacgcaagcccaaaAATGTTCATGAACTGGAGCCCTTTTCCtatgaggaatgggccaagatataTGTGGATCACTGCAAGAAACTTGTGTCAGGCTATGCTTCATGTCTAAAGGATGTTACTGTTGCAAAGGATGTTGTACTAAATACTCAAGTTATACATACCTAAGGGGTAGAATAATTTTGTTGATGAAgttgtcagggaaattcaattttgaattccaagacaagtgtcaacTCGGTAGCTcgatgagaaatgaatcagaccAACAAAAGATTGCCTGCTTCTAAGACTATATAAACATGATACATCAAGGGTACAGAATAATGTGATTCAGCCAGCAGCTGTGACCACCCAGAGGTACATAGAGGAACCATCAAGCAAGTCGTATATATCATTGAAAGGGCTGTGccgaagcccaccgtgaaacgaaactaagaaacgaaactcatcatttcacaaacctgggtatttttccatacaaaaaatCTTTGAGCTGGGACCTTGAGCACTGGTCCCGGCTGGTACAGAGTGAGTCATATCTGATAAGGGGGTCCACAGAAACCCATTGTGAATGTTCAAAGGAATGTTTGGAGCACACGAATATAGCCATGTATTATGCTATGATACAGTCTCACAAATGAATAAAGTATCACACcagttatgtgttttataagcatgaataaaatttctTTCACAGACTAAATTGGAATATTCCCAAAAATATTTAGGTTATTTCAGCTAtatttgtctatttgacatgtcattatttgatgtgattATGAACAAGttgaaaaatgaatgtcaaactTTTTGTCACAGTTTGGCTCACAAGCTCATTCACTTACAGTCTGGTGTCTAGACACTcgcgaatgctttctgttatgtTTTTATGCCTcggaaatatacagtgccttacaaaagtattcggcccccttgaatcttgcaacctttcgccacatttcaggcttcaaacataaagatatgaactttaatttttttgtcaagaatcaacagcaagtgggacacaatcgtgaagtggaacaacatttattggataatttaaacttttttaacaaataaaaaactgaaaagtggggcgtgcaatattattcggcccctttactttcagtgcagcaaactcactccagaaattcagtgaggatctctgaatgagccaatgttgtcctaaatgaccgatgatgataaatggaatccacctgtgtgtaatcaagtccttgtataaatgcacctgctctgtgatagtctcagggttctgtttaaagtgcagagagcattatgaaaaacaaggaacacaccaggcaggtccgagatactgttgtggagaagtttaaagccggatttggatacaaaaagatttcccaagctttaaacatctcaaggagcagtgtgcaagccatcatattgaaatggaaggagcatcaggccactgcaaatctaccaagacccagccgtccttccaaactttcttctcaaacaaggagaaaactgatcagagatgcagccaagaggcccatgatcactctggatgaactgcagagatctacagctgagttgggagagtctgtccataggacaacaatcagtcgtacactgcacaaatctggcctttatggaagagtggcaagaagaaagccatttctcaaagatatccgtaaaaagtcttgtttaaagtttgccacaagccacctgggagacacaccaaacatgtggaagaaggtgctctggtcagatgaaaccaaaattgaactttttggccacaatgcaaaacgatatgtttggcgtaaaagcaacacaactcatcaccctgaacacaccatccccactgtcaaacatggtggtggcagcatcatggtttgggcctgcttttcttcagcagggacagggaagatggttaaaattgacgggaagatggatgcagccaaatacaggaacattctggaagaaaacctgttggtatctgcacaagacctgagactgggacagagatttatcttccaacaggacaatgatccaaaacataaagtcaaatctacaatggaatggttcaaaaataaatgtatccaggtgttaaaatggccaagtcaaagtccagacctgaatccaatcgagaatctgtggaaagagctgaagactgctgttcacaaacactctccatccaacctcactgagctcgagctgttttgcaaggaagaatgggcaagaatgtcagtctctcaatgtgcaaaactgatagaaacgtaccccaagcgacttgcagctgtaagtggagcaaaaggtggcgctacaaagtattaatgcaagggggccgaataatattgcacgccccacttttcagttttttatttgttaaaaaagtttaaataatccaataattttttttccacttcacgactgtgtcccacttgttgttgattcttgacaaaaaatttaaatgttatatctttatgtttgaagcctgaaatgtggcgaaaggttgcaaggttcaagggggccgaatacttttgcaaggcactgtatgtttgtaATTATTTTAGTGTTTATAATAACATATGAATACGCAGTAaatgtaagcctgtcgcaatatgcaataattccatttatcgcacgataaaatgaagacagtattttttccgctgcgatttatcgcctcacgtgcGTGCACGCGTACggaagacgtgctgttaaatgtTTGGATTCCCTGTTAACAaatacgcaaaatgcatcttcgttccaggtccggccataaatagcgccggagccaatccgttcccatggtatcctattgttctacgtataccggccgcgtcggtgctccggattgactgcggaccatctctggCGTGCCGGAGCCCGCCAAATGGTTTAGGCAATGATCTATTTTTGCTGGAgacgcatccgtcaaaatgggcggatCCAGGCCTTGAGTCGACAGCCCAGTGTCTTATTGACGGTtaaaacaccagcgaacatggacgaagaacgtttcatcatggaggtggaaagtcacaaagtgatttatgatgcagcagatcatgaTTATAAGGACAGtattaaaaaggaagctgcaaggtgtcctattaagtgtgtttttctggcaacgaTATCAAACAcaagacgtgctgacaacttttgtttttattaacacatggcgctaacaacacttcctcaacCTGTGGCTCTCGGTAAACAGTCTCTTTCTCATTCCCGcatcacatgaacaaaacaacatcactgTTGCGTGTGCTtcaggatatttacaacgaagtccgccaaaacattgttaccaacTTGGCTgcttacgaacaacctcgctttcacaacggacagctgaatggacatgatgaacaatgagtggcaaattaagagcgctgtgcttcaaactcgtcctgtttatgaaagtcgattgtcaaatgctggtgttgtgcagtagtgCAGacgcagtgacgtgcggtcagaggaggcaggtgaggcagagcctcccctgtcatcatgacaaaaaaataattatagcatcaaatttatattaatatttgtccattgctctttatgtatgactcatttcaaacattttttatagtcaaaatcgctgaatttgcccatttcctgttcaaataacgaaatgaaacgagaggtgcggcagcaacgagtaaagcctcacctctgattgcgcaatccataacaaactgggttgatacatggaattggagcgtgctggttgccgtacatctgcatgtcgccattataatgtttccagatacgtttatttgacctgattttccacagtctggctaatgtctttaacccttaaagtttaatttttgttagcgacatatttagttttgctgatgggaaataaaaccgcagtgaaatggcacaggttgcggcagatagtgctctgccgcactgaaagggggcgtacgtgaaactggactttccgtcaaaagtggacgcgatcaacaacaccggagctaaaaggtttgcttcaaactaggggacagaagataactcgcgcttttcaaacggactggtacacccgaaaagactggctatgtggctgtccttcgaaaaaatcggctttgctgctttccctgcctttttttctcaacttgtgccaatgtctggactaacaagagatattgtgacattaaaaaactaccacgaagcctcagcaaacacgagagctcgaccactcacattcaaagcctgattgctttaaaaacttttggaagctcaaggatcgatttggctttgacgaacagcggaagctcaacggtagcatctaGAACGCTAAGGTAAAGAGTTTGAaatacctcattaatgcaacctgcatcctagctaaacaggagttaacatttcatggtaacgatgagcgtgtaagctcttctaaacgtggcatatatgtagaacgattacatggttttgctgagaaagatgaaaggttagctagacatttggacacatccacttctggcttgtcaaatagaacacagcgatctaattgaagcaatcctctccattgaggcggagagatttttttttaagtaaaggaaaataaggaggacttttacaaaaagggcgtaggtttgacataacactaacaacttttcaggatgctaaaattgtccccaccaacgtttaagcaaccttaccttttttgcatgatataatgttcagttatatagagaatttagatctttcaatagttccatatgttgtaaggatagaattgaccctaccattattaagtgaattattttcattatgtttatgctaataaaaaccagacatttattcaggaagttttcaaaatgtttctttagtattttttgaaaacaaaggtttgaatcgaacagtgtatcatctgaaatgcacataaaagttatcagtagataaggatttattttgcattgatcattttgcctattaattaactaggttcatatacatgagaaatgtggccctttgcccccttcatccaatctgtttggtcttatcaatgtcccgtccccagcaaaaagtgtacctacatgcaggttatgctgttatatcgtccctacgaatgttgagaccaaacctatgctcttccaaagtaacggcggtttttgtggtgaaggacaggcgcaagaccacaaacagttttcatttcaatcttataaaaaaaaaaattttttaaaaagagcttagactaagaaaaatacaatagaatatttaaaaactaaattctggccttaaataaaatattctttg
This sequence is a window from Corythoichthys intestinalis isolate RoL2023-P3 chromosome 13, ASM3026506v1, whole genome shotgun sequence. Protein-coding genes within it:
- the LOC130929084 gene encoding zinc finger protein 585A-like isoform X2, translating into MENTQIEKQQQPHPLKKGEEHPPYVKVEVMDIPMWTGEPLKGEDGGPSEASTGAEPPSGSRSSSKEGFQADNLFVRPSESDDFTSHSLFCFSKYLGPDAQQLKREVQLPIKKEEVELPYVKEEDNITMSSGFSKYLGPEWQESESPAVKEELEHLQMKREEPEHPQQQKRAEQLPIKKEEVELPYIKEEDNITMLTGEPLNSEDGPSEASRGTEPPSSSSTEGRQAHIFIAPSDRNGAISHSPYKDDGQKTSHCGKTFANNYTCRMHMSSHTGEKPFSCSDCGKKFTQKRNLKVHTRTHTGEKPFSCSDCGKKFSEKGALKKHTRTHTGEKPFSCSDCGKKFSEKGTLKQHARTHTGEKPFVCSVCGQGFSSKSDLKKHTRTHTGEKPFSCSDCGKKFSVKGALKVHTRTHTGEKPYTCSVCGQKFSQKRNLKVHTRTHTGEKPFSCSDCGKDFSVKGALKKHTRTHTGEKPFSCSDCGKKFSEKDTLKKHTRTHTGEKPFSCSVCGQGFVHKQQLQRHTRTHTCEKPFSCSDCGKKFSEKATLKNHTRTHTGEKPFSCSVCGQGFTRSDHLTVHTRTHTGKKPFSCSDCGKKFSVKGALKNHTRTHTGEKPFSCSDCGKKFSLKGALKNHTSTHTGEKPFSCSVCGQGFTRSHHLTVHTRTHTGEKPFSCSDCGKRFTEKSTLDTHKRTHTGEKPFVCSVCGKGFAHLDTLKNHTRTHTGEKPFSCSDCGQGFAHLDTLKNHTRTHTGEKSFSCSVCVQGFTRSHHLTVHTRTHTGEKTFSCSDCGKRFTEKRALNTHTRTHTREKPFSCSDCGQEFSYQSALKVHTRTHTGEKPFSCSVCGQGFAQSHHLTVHTRTHTGEKPFSCSVCGQGFAQSHHLTVHTRTHTGEKPFSCSDCGHVCIGVRGSGQ
- the LOC130929084 gene encoding zinc finger protein 585A-like isoform X1 gives rise to the protein MQSWSEMQKRRLAKESEDEEESLYIKNVEKEFVHIKEEQEEYFIEMENTQIEKQQQPHPLKKGEEHPPYVKVEVMDIPMWTGEPLKGEDGGPSEASTGAEPPSGSRSSSKEGFQADNLFVRPSESDDFTSHSLFCFSKYLGPDAQQLKREVQLPIKKEEVELPYVKEEDNITMSSGFSKYLGPEWQESESPAVKEELEHLQMKREEPEHPQQQKRAEQLPIKKEEVELPYIKEEDNITMLTGEPLNSEDGPSEASRGTEPPSSSSTEGRQAHIFIAPSDRNGAISHSPYKDDGQKTSHCGKTFANNYTCRMHMSSHTGEKPFSCSDCGKKFTQKRNLKVHTRTHTGEKPFSCSDCGKKFSEKGALKKHTRTHTGEKPFSCSDCGKKFSEKGTLKQHARTHTGEKPFVCSVCGQGFSSKSDLKKHTRTHTGEKPFSCSDCGKKFSVKGALKVHTRTHTGEKPYTCSVCGQKFSQKRNLKVHTRTHTGEKPFSCSDCGKDFSVKGALKKHTRTHTGEKPFSCSDCGKKFSEKDTLKKHTRTHTGEKPFSCSVCGQGFVHKQQLQRHTRTHTCEKPFSCSDCGKKFSEKATLKNHTRTHTGEKPFSCSVCGQGFTRSDHLTVHTRTHTGKKPFSCSDCGKKFSVKGALKNHTRTHTGEKPFSCSDCGKKFSLKGALKNHTSTHTGEKPFSCSVCGQGFTRSHHLTVHTRTHTGEKPFSCSDCGKRFTEKSTLDTHKRTHTGEKPFVCSVCGKGFAHLDTLKNHTRTHTGEKPFSCSDCGQGFAHLDTLKNHTRTHTGEKSFSCSVCVQGFTRSHHLTVHTRTHTGEKTFSCSDCGKRFTEKRALNTHTRTHTREKPFSCSDCGQEFSYQSALKVHTRTHTGEKPFSCSVCGQGFAQSHHLTVHTRTHTGEKPFSCSVCGQGFAQSHHLTVHTRTHTGEKPFSCSDCGHVCIGVRGSGQ